A genomic window from Maylandia zebra isolate NMK-2024a linkage group LG20, Mzebra_GT3a, whole genome shotgun sequence includes:
- the bin2a gene encoding bridging integrator 2a isoform X2 — MADKTSPRGNSGDFAKKVQRQLSRGKEKVMQRLGKSMETRDDLFEHCLQNFSDQQTDGNRIYKDLRVYVNAVRDMREASRRLSQSLFDVYESDWAGEEDLGAIVEGEDLLWNDYEVKLLDQAVRTMESYVSQFPDVRDKIAKRGRKLVDYDSSLHQLEALQTAKKRDDVKISKAKEEMNTAKVIYEGINNDLKEELPVLFDSRIGCYVAVFSAVSNLRDIFHKEMSTLNQDLQNVIKELQAQHPDKAFAVKGLSRYGSLKRRSLISPKAWKASFSEVHRSFSPRTSQRFSFRSPEKPRHSTLSREGSMLRGSLVESRELDVGSYQSEVHSPSAQEDAVESASGSELKSGDNNNQVEGEKAVKEEEPKPPVESENKGDGKKDLPSASSSEQNNSYESDSLELQLSAADNGPLHIEETDDSPVTLETPKLNRLENGDASGLNSDAKDLSIPQKDVPAEKEISSNSKNTMV, encoded by the exons ATGGCAGACAAGACAAGTCCGAGAGGCAATTCTGGTGACTTTGCTAAAAAAGTCCAAAGACAGCTGAGCAGAGGCAAAGAAAAG GTAATGCAAAGGCTGGGAAAGTCAATGGAGACCAGAGATGACCTTTTTGAACATTGTCTCCAAAACTTTAGTGACCAGCAG ACTGATGGGAACCGAATATACAAGGACTTGAGGGTCTACGTTAATGCAGTTAGAG ACATGCGTGAAGCTTCAAGACGCCTTTCCCAGtctctgtttgatgtttatgaATCTGACTGGGCTGGAGAGGAAGATTTAGGAGCCATTGTTGAG GGGGAGGACCTCCTGTGGAATGACTACGAGGTGAAGCTATTAGACCAGGCCGTGCGCACCATGGAGTCCTACGTGAGCCAATTCCCTGATGTTAGG GACAAAATTGCCAAGAGGGGAAGAAAGCTGGTTGACTACGACTCCTCCCTTCACCAGCTAGAGGCACTGCAGACTGCGAAAAAGAGGGATGATGTCAAGATAAGCAAG GCAAAAGAAGAGATGAATACTGCCAAAGTTATCTATGAGGGGATCAATAACGATCTGAAAGAGGAGCTCCCAGTTCTCTTTGACAG TCGTATTGGATGCTACGTAGCTGTCTTCTCAGCTGTGTCAAATTTACGAGACATCTTCCACAAGGAAATGAGTACG CTCAATCAAGATCTACAAAATGTGATAAAGGAGCTGCAGGCTCAGCATCCAGACAAAGCATTTGCTGTAAAGGGATTGTCCCG GTATGGCTCACTGAAAAGACGAAGTCTGATCTCTCCAAAGGCTTGGAAGGCCAGCTTTTCTGAGGTTCACAGGAGCTTCAGTCCTAGAACGAGCCAGCGGTTTAGTTTCAGATCCCCGGAAAAACCTCGACACAGCACCTTGTCCAGAGAAGGCAGCATGCTTAGAGGGTCTTTAGTCGAGTCCAGGGAACTGGATGTAGGGTCGTACCAAAGTGAGGTCCACAGCCCTTCTGCACAGGAAGATGCTGTAGAGAGTGCATCAGGAAGTGAGCTGAAGTCGGGAGACAACAACAATCAAGTTGAAGGAGAAAAGGCTGTGAAAGAAGAAGAGCCCAAGCCGCCCGTAGAATCGGAAAATAAAGGAGATGGAAAAAAAGATCTACCAAGTGCAAGCAGCTCTGAACAAAATAACTCCTATGAATCAGATAGCTTGGAGCTCCAGCTGTCTGCAGCAGACAATGGCCCACTGCACATTGAAGAGACGGACGACAGCCCGGTAACCCTTGAAACTCCAAAACTGAACAGACTGGAGAATGGTGACGCTTCTGGCTTGAATTCTGACGCCAAGGATCTGAGCATTCCTCAGAAG GACGTCCCTGCAGAGAAAGAGATATCCTCgaactcaaaaaacacaatgGTTTAA
- the bin2a gene encoding bridging integrator 2a isoform X1 yields MADKTSPRGNSGDFAKKVQRQLSRGKEKVMQRLGKSMETRDDLFEHCLQNFSDQQTDGNRIYKDLRVYVNAVRDMREASRRLSQSLFDVYESDWAGEEDLGAIVEGEDLLWNDYEVKLLDQAVRTMESYVSQFPDVRDKIAKRGRKLVDYDSSLHQLEALQTAKKRDDVKISKAKEEMNTAKVIYEGINNDLKEELPVLFDSRIGCYVAVFSAVSNLRDIFHKEMSTLNQDLQNVIKELQAQHPDKAFAVKGLSRYGSLKRRSLISPKAWKASFSEVHRSFSPRTSQRFSFRSPEKPRHSTLSREGSMLRGSLVESRELDVGSYQSEVHSPSAQEDAVESASGSELKSGDNNNQVEGEKAVKEEEPKPPVESENKGDGKKDLPSASSSEQNNSYESDSLELQLSAADNGPLHIEETDDSPVTLETPKLNRLENGDASGLNSDAKDLSIPQKDVPAEKEISSNSKNTMNQTAPN; encoded by the exons ATGGCAGACAAGACAAGTCCGAGAGGCAATTCTGGTGACTTTGCTAAAAAAGTCCAAAGACAGCTGAGCAGAGGCAAAGAAAAG GTAATGCAAAGGCTGGGAAAGTCAATGGAGACCAGAGATGACCTTTTTGAACATTGTCTCCAAAACTTTAGTGACCAGCAG ACTGATGGGAACCGAATATACAAGGACTTGAGGGTCTACGTTAATGCAGTTAGAG ACATGCGTGAAGCTTCAAGACGCCTTTCCCAGtctctgtttgatgtttatgaATCTGACTGGGCTGGAGAGGAAGATTTAGGAGCCATTGTTGAG GGGGAGGACCTCCTGTGGAATGACTACGAGGTGAAGCTATTAGACCAGGCCGTGCGCACCATGGAGTCCTACGTGAGCCAATTCCCTGATGTTAGG GACAAAATTGCCAAGAGGGGAAGAAAGCTGGTTGACTACGACTCCTCCCTTCACCAGCTAGAGGCACTGCAGACTGCGAAAAAGAGGGATGATGTCAAGATAAGCAAG GCAAAAGAAGAGATGAATACTGCCAAAGTTATCTATGAGGGGATCAATAACGATCTGAAAGAGGAGCTCCCAGTTCTCTTTGACAG TCGTATTGGATGCTACGTAGCTGTCTTCTCAGCTGTGTCAAATTTACGAGACATCTTCCACAAGGAAATGAGTACG CTCAATCAAGATCTACAAAATGTGATAAAGGAGCTGCAGGCTCAGCATCCAGACAAAGCATTTGCTGTAAAGGGATTGTCCCG GTATGGCTCACTGAAAAGACGAAGTCTGATCTCTCCAAAGGCTTGGAAGGCCAGCTTTTCTGAGGTTCACAGGAGCTTCAGTCCTAGAACGAGCCAGCGGTTTAGTTTCAGATCCCCGGAAAAACCTCGACACAGCACCTTGTCCAGAGAAGGCAGCATGCTTAGAGGGTCTTTAGTCGAGTCCAGGGAACTGGATGTAGGGTCGTACCAAAGTGAGGTCCACAGCCCTTCTGCACAGGAAGATGCTGTAGAGAGTGCATCAGGAAGTGAGCTGAAGTCGGGAGACAACAACAATCAAGTTGAAGGAGAAAAGGCTGTGAAAGAAGAAGAGCCCAAGCCGCCCGTAGAATCGGAAAATAAAGGAGATGGAAAAAAAGATCTACCAAGTGCAAGCAGCTCTGAACAAAATAACTCCTATGAATCAGATAGCTTGGAGCTCCAGCTGTCTGCAGCAGACAATGGCCCACTGCACATTGAAGAGACGGACGACAGCCCGGTAACCCTTGAAACTCCAAAACTGAACAGACTGGAGAATGGTGACGCTTCTGGCTTGAATTCTGACGCCAAGGATCTGAGCATTCCTCAGAAG GACGTCCCTGCAGAGAAAGAGATATCCTCgaactcaaaaaacacaatg AACCAAACAGCGCCGAACTGA